The Couchioplanes caeruleus nucleotide sequence GCCGCGCCGCGCCCGGCCGGGGTGGGATGAGCCTCGTGCGTGAACGCGCCCAGCTCGGTCTCGCCCAGCAGGCTCACCTGCGTGTCGGTGACCCCGAGGATCAGCGCGCGATCCGCCACCTGCACCACCGCCACCGAGGAGCCGCGGCTCAGCGGCTGCCGGTTGAGCACCGACAGGCTGCCCGACCCGCGCCGGCCCAGCCCGCCGCGGCGAGCCACCCGGGCCAGTCCCCACATCAGGCCGAAGACGACCAGCAGGGAGAAGCCGATGCGCAGGACGAGCTCGAACAAGGCCTACTCCCCGCTGCCCGGGGAGACGATCTCGGTGATCCGGATGCCGAAGTTCTCGTCGATGACCACGACCTCGCCGCGGGCGATCAGCCGGCCGTTGACCAGCAGGTCCGCGGGGCTGCCCGCGGCCCGGTCGAGCTCGACGATGGCGCCCGGGCTCAGCGAGAGCAGCTCGCGCACGCTCA carries:
- the fliO gene encoding flagellar biosynthetic protein FliO, whose product is MFELVLRIGFSLLVVFGLMWGLARVARRGGLGRRGSGSLSVLNRQPLSRGSSVAVVQVADRALILGVTDTQVSLLGETELGAFTHEAHPTPAGRGAAPVEDGELLPPAHPTVLPHHGGKLDGSILSPRTWSSTLDFLRDRTTRR